AACCTCGTCGCGTCGACCGCCTCCACGGACACCACGGGCCCGGCCATCACGGTCGCCAGCCCGGCGCCCAACGCCACGGTGCCCGCACTGCGGCCGGTGACCATCACGGGCACCGCGGCCGACACCGGAGGTGGCGTCGTGGCCCGCGTCGAGGTCTCCACCGACGGCGGCACCACCTGGAAGGCGACCACCGGGGTCAGCTCCTGGAGCTACAAGTGGACCCCGACCGCCCCCGGGGCCGTGCAGGTCAAGGTCCGCGCGGTGGACGACAGCGTCAACATCGGCGCCACCACCACCGTGCCCCTGACCGTGGGCCCCCAGCAGTGCCCCTGCACCGTCTGGCCGGCCGCGGCCGTACCGGGCACCGTCAACGCCGGGGACGGCAGCGCCGTCGAACTCGGCGTGAAGATCCGCTCCTCGGCGCCCGGCTCGATCACGGGCGTCCGCTTCTACAAGTCCCCGGCCAACACCGGCACCCACACCGGCAGCCTGTGGAGCAGCTCGGGCCAGCGCCTGGCCACCGGCACCTTCACCAACGAGACCGCCTCCGGCTGGCAGCAGCTGAACTTCTCCTCGCCGGTCCCGGTCAAGGCCAACACCACGTACATCGCCTCCTACTTCGCCCCGAACGGCGGATACTCCTTCGACAACACCTTCGCCTCCGCCGACGCCGGGCTCGCCCCGCTGACCGCGCTGAAGAGCGGTACCGACGGGGGCAACGGCGTGTACCGCTACAGCGCCACAGGCGGATTCCCCTCCACGGCCTCGTCCGGCAGCAACTACTGGGTCGACGCGGTCCTGGACACCTCCTCCGCGAGCACCACACCGCCCTCCGTCACCTCCACCACCCCGCAGTCCGCGGCCACCGGCACCGCGATCACCGCGCAGCTGGGCGCCACCTTCAACGAGGGCATCGACGCCGACACCCTCGCCTTCACCCTCAAGGACGCCGGCGGGGCCGCCGTCCCCGGCAACAAGGTCCTCAGCGCCTCCAACAGCGCCACCTTCACCCCGTCCACCGAACTCGGGCTGAACACCACGTACACGGCCTCGGTGCAGGCGGCCGACCTGTGGGGCAACACCATGGCGGCGCCGGTCACCTGGACGTTCACCACCAGCACCAGCCCGCCCACGGTCAACTGCCCCTGCACCCTGTGGGGGTCGGCCACCGTACCCAGCACCCCGAGCGTCACCGACGACACCAACTCCGTCGAACTGGGCACCCGCTTCCAGTCCGCGGTCGGCGGCTACGTCACCGGCATCACCTTCTACAAGGGCCCCGGGAACACCGGCACGCACACCGGCAGCCTGTGGTCGGCCGACGGGACGCTCCTCGCCACCGGCACCTTCGGCAGCGAGACCCTGTCCGGCTGGCAGCAGCTCCACTTCGCCACCCCGGTGGCCATCACCGCGGGCACCAGCTACGTGGCCTCCTACCACGCACCGAACGGCAAGTACTCCGTGGACGGCGGCTACTTCACGGCCGCGCACCGCTCCTACCCGCTGGTCGCCCCCGCCGACGGCAGCGGCGGCGCCAACGGCCTCTACAAGTACGGTGCTTCCGCCGCCTTCCCGACCAACACCTTCGGTTCCGTGAACTACTGGGTCGGCCCCGTGTTCACCACCACGGCGCCGGCGGGCCTCGCGACGGACGGCTCCACGGAGGTGTCCGGCCAGTGAGCACCGTCAGCGTGGTGATCCCCTGCTACAAGTACGGCCACTTCCTGGCCGACTGCGTCAAGAGCGTCCTGGACGAGCAGCCGGGCGTCGACGTACGGGTCCTGATCATCGACGACGCCTCGCCCGACGACTCCGCGGAGGTCGCGCGCGCCCTTGCGGCCGCCGACCCCCGCATCGAGGTCCGGGTCCACGAGCGCAACCAGGGCCACATCGCCACCTACAACGAAGGCCTGCTCGAGTGGGCCGACGGGGACTACGTCGCCCTGCTCTCGGCCGACGACCGGCTGGTCCCCGGGGCCCTGGTCCGCGCCGCGGCGCTGCTCGACGCCCACCCCGAAGCAGGCTTCGCCTACGGCAGGCCGCTCAGGTTCCGGCACGGCGGACCGCTGCCCGCGGCCCGCACCCGGAGCACCGGTTCTGTGGTCTACCCCGGACGGTGGTGGCTGGAGCGGCGCTTCCGGGAGGGCACCGGGTGCATCACCTCGCCCGAGGTGGTCGTCCGCACCAGCCTCCAGCGCAAGGTCGGGGGCTACGACCCGGACCTCCCGCACGCCGGTGACATCGAGATGTGGATGCGGCTCGCGGCGCACGCCGACGTGGGCTACGTCCGGGGGGCCGACCAGGCCTTCTATCGTGTCCACGGCAACAACATGTCCACCACGGACTTCGGCGGGCAGCTCGACGACCTGCGCCAGCGCCTCGTCGCCTTCGACTCGGTCCTGGAGAAGTGCGCCGGCCTGCTCCCGGAGTCCGGCCGGCTGGCGGCCCTGGCGCGGACCCGGCTCGCCCGGTACGCGCTGCGGCGCGCCTACCGCGCGTACGACCGGGGACGCACCGGGGTGGTTCCCGTCGAGGAGCTGGAGGCCTTCGCCGCCGAGTGCCTGCCGGAGTACACCTCGCTCGCCGAGCACCGGGCGCTGCGCCGGCGGCGGCGGATCGGGGCCCGTGTGATGCCGTACCTCCAGCCGCTGGTGCTCTCGGCCGTCGCCGACCGGGGGCGCGAGTGGCTCTGGTGGCAGTCCTGGAAACGCCGAGGGATTTGATGAAGCAGCAGTACCAGCACTACCGACAGCCCCAACTGCACCACCGCCCCGTCCTCGGGGCACCACCGGCCCGGCGGCCCGCTTCCTCAGCGGGCCGCCGCGCCCGCGGGCACCCGGCTCTCGGCCTCGGCCCCGGCCTCGTTCTCCGGACCGGTGTCGGCGCGTTCGCGCCGGCGCCGGTTCCGGCGCGTCACGACCTGATCGGTCCACAGGGCGGCGGCCACGGCGCAGACCCCGGCCAGCAGCACCGTCCCGGCCAGCCCGCGGCTCTTGGTCCCGGTCTGCGCCACCGCCGTCGGCGGTACGAGGAGCGTCACGCTCATCCGGGCCGGCTCCGGGATCTGCTGCTCGGCCTGCAGGTCCGCGAGGCGCTTGGTATAGGCCTCGACGACCTTCAGCACGGCCAGGTTGGCCGCGGCGGGTTCCGTGTGCTCCGCCTGCACCTGGAGCGAGGGGATCAGATAGCGGGGCGTGACGCTGGTACCGCTGTTGCGCGGGATCAGCCGGTACGTGCCCGCCACCCCCGCGGCACGCAACTCCGCCGCCCCGGAGGGGGATTCCAGCTGCTGGACCGCCGCGTACGACACGGCGGCGAGCGGCGGCTGGAGATTGGCGAGCTGGTTCGGCTGGCTGCCGGTCACCGGCGGCTTGAGCACGACGATCGCCGAGCTCACGTAGGTCCGGGTGGGGCGGAGCACCTGCAGGGCCCCGGCGCCCGCGAGCACCGCCACCAGGAGCAGGACGTACCAGCGGCGGCGGAGCGTGCGGAACAACTCACCAGGCGACACAGGATTCCTTCCGTCGCGTTCGATCTTCCCAGGACGCGGGTCGGCCCGCCATCGGTTCCGGCAGGCGCAAGGGAGTGTTCGTGAGCATCGGTGAAATAGCCGCCGTGCTGCGGCGCCGCTGGTACGTGATGGTGCCCCTCACGCTGATCGGACTCCTCGCGGGACTGCACCTGTACCGGTCGGTGCCCGTGGCGTACCAGTCGCAGAGCTCGGTGGCCCTGCTCGACTCCACTGCGGTGGCCGAACTGGCCCCCGCCTTCGGCAACCCCATCTCGAACGCGGGCGGTTCCCTCGTCGTGACCGCGGACGTGCTGATCAGGACCCTGTCCGGGGCCGACGCCGCGCGCGATCTGCACGGCCTCGGCGTGACCGACCCGTACACGGTCGGCTTCGCCGCGAACACCTCGGGCCCGATGCTGGCCCTGACCGTCACGGGCACCGACCGGGCGAAGGTGCTCCAGGAGACCAGTACGCTCACCACCTTCGCCGGCGAGCAGCTCAACGCGCTCCAGGCGGCGGCCAAAGTGCAGCCCGCGTACTTCGTGCAGACCGCCCCCGTGGTGCTGCCGCAGACCCCCAAACCCCAGCTCAAGAGCCGCTACCAGCAGGTGCTGGGCGTCGTCATCGCGTCCGTCACCGCCGGCTTCACGCTCTCCTTCGTGACGGAGACGCTGATGGTGGCCCGCCGCCGCAGGCGCGAGGCCGCCGCCGCGGCCGGTGCACCCCGGGCGCGCGTCCGCCGGAGGCTGCGGGGCCGGCAGCCGGACGCCGCCGCGCTGCTCAGCGGCTACCTGGGGCTGGCCTTCTTCATCCCGTCGAACCTGACCCTGCCGGGCATGGGCGGCGTGGGCACCCCCGCCAACGTGTACGCGCTCCTCGGCCTGTTCTGGTACCTCGCGACCTGGCTGACCGGCCGGATCCGGCCGGCCGCGGGCACCCGGCTGCCCCGCGTCGTGATGTGGCTGCTGGCCGTCTCGGTGCTGGCCTCGTACCTCGCGAACGCCGCCCGCGGCAGCTCGCACAAGGAGGTGCTGGGGGCGGACCGCGGCCTGATCGGGCTGCTCGTCTGGGTGTCGATCGTGGTGCTGGTCTCCGCCGGCATCCAGGACCGGGCCCGCCTGGACGTCCTGCTGCGGCGGGCCGTGGTGATGGGCTCGGTGGTCGCCGCCATCGGCTACTACGACTTCTTCACCGCGACGAACATCGCCGAACACATCAGCATCCCAGGCCTCCACTCGAGCGTCGCGCAGATCACCACCCTGGACCGCGGGGCGTTCACCAGGCCGCGCTCCACCACGGCCCAGCCCCTGGAGTTCGGCGGCATGCTCGCCCTGCTGCTGCCCTTCGCCGTACAGCAGGCCTTCGACCCGGTCCGCAGCCACCTCAGCCGCTGGCGGCGCTGGGGTCCGGTGGCCCTGATGGGCGGCGCCCTGCCGCTGACCGTGTCGCGCACCTCCATCATCGGCGCGCTCATCGTCGTGCTGGTGATGGTGCCGCGCTGGAAGCCGCAGCGGCGCTGGACCGCGATCGGCCTCCTGATGGGCTCGGTGGCCTGCTTCAAGGTCCTCGTGCCCGGGCTGATCGGCACGATCACCACGCTCTTCGGGTCCTTCCTGTCGAACTCCGACAGCAGCACCCAGGCCCGTACCGTCAAGTACAGCGCGATCGTCCCCTACCTGGAGGAACGCCCGCTGTTCGGGCGGGGCCTGGGGACCTTCACGCCGGACCTCTACTTCTTCACCGACAACCAGTACATGCTGACCCTGGCCGAGATGGGGCTGCTGGGGCTCCTCGCCCTCCTGGCGCTGTTCTTCACCGGCATCCACCAGGGCGGAGCCATCCGCCGGCTCGCCGCCGACGAGTCCGACCGGGAGCTCGGCCAGGCGTTCTTCGCCTCGGCCCTCGTCGCCCTGGTCAGCAGCGCCACCTTCGACGCCCTCAGCTTCCCGATGTTCGCCGGGATGTTCTTCCTGACGATCGCCGCCGGAGGCAGTCACCTCGGCTTCATCCGGCGCAGCGCGCCGAAGCCCCGAACCGTGGAGTCCCCATGCCCTCCCGCCGCCACCCGGCCGGATCTCGTGCAGCCGGTCCCGTAGCCGTCCTCGTCGTCACCTGGAACAGCGCCCGGGTGCTGCCCGAGTTCCTGGCCTCCCTGCCGGAGGGCATGGCCGGGCTCGACTGGCGCCTGGTCGTCGCCGACAACGACTCGGCCGACGGCACCGTCGACCTGGTCCGGTCGCTCGCCCCGGACGCGACGGTCGTCCAGACCGGCCGCAACGCCGGGTACGCGGCCGGGGTGAACGCCGCCCTGGAGGCCGCCGCCGGGTGGGAGGGCGGCTTCCGCGCCGCCCTCGTGTGCAATCCCGACATCCGGATGCGGCAGGGCTGCGCCCGGCTCCTCGTCGATGCCCTCGACGCCCCGCTGTCGGGCGGACGCCGGGTCGGGATCAGCGTCCCGCTGCTGTACGAGGAGGACGGCACGCTCCAGCACTCGCTGCGCCGGGAGTCGCGCGTGACGCGAGCCCTGGGCGAGGCGGTGATCGGCAACCGCCGGGCCGGGCGCTTCCCGCGGTGGAGCGAGCTGGTCACCGATCCGTCCGCGTACGGGCGGGCGACCGTCGCCGACTGGGCGACCGGTGCGCTGATGGCCCTCTCCCGCCCGTGCCTGGACGCCTGCGGGGCCTGGGACGAGTCGTTCTTCCTGTACTCGGAGGAGACCGAGTACTGCCTGCGCGCCCGGGACCGCGGCTTCGCCACCCGGCTCGAGCCCGCGGCCTCGGCCGTCCACCTCGGCGGGGACTCGCAGGTGTCGCCGCGACTGTGGACGCTGCTGACCCTCAACCGCGTACGCCTCTACGGCCGTCGGCACGGGGCGGCGGCCACCGCCGCCTTCCGCGGTGCCGTACTGCTGCGCGAGACCTCGCGGGCGGCGCTCGGCCGGCCGGCGAACAGGGCGGCGGCGCGGGCCCTGGCCAGCCCGTCCGCGCTGCGCGCCACGCCCGGGCCCTGAAGGGGCCGCCGGATCACCCGGTGGGCGTCTGCCCGTCCCAGACGGTGTAGAAGCTCTCCGGGTTGACCAGGTAGCGGACGGTGGGCCGGGGCACGTGGCGGACCTCGTGGCGGCGCGCGTAGCGCCGTACGAGCTCCCAGTCCTCGCGCGGCAGCACCTCGGGCGTGCGCCGCAGCCGGCTGAAGTACAGGGACCGGGTGCGGCGCGCCACGAAGGCGTTGGTGTCGAGGAAGGCCTCGCGGGCGGAGCGGCGCCGGTCGAACGGGACGGACAGCACGTCCCGTTCGGAGCCATCGGGCAGCACCCGGCGCAGCGCGGTGTAGACGGCGTCGGGCCCGCCGGGCGGCTCCAGCACCGCAAGGGCCTGCTCCAGGTGGTCGGGCTCCCACAGGTTGTCGTCGTCCAGGAAGGCCACGTACCGCGAGCGGGTCAGCCGTATCCCCACGTTGCGCACGACTCCGGCCGTGGCCGTGTTGCGGGCCAGCGACACGGCGAACAGCCGTGGGTCCGAAGGCAGTTCGGGAAGTCCCGCGCCGTCGTCGACGACGATGACCACCTGGTCGGCCACCGTCTGCCCCAGCGCCGAGCGGACCGCCGCGCGCAGTGCCTCCGGGCGCCGGTGGGTGGCGATCACGGTGGCCACGCGCGCGGCCGGCGGGCTGCCCAGGACGGCGGCGAGCCGGGTGGTCTCGGCGTCCTCGAAACGGCGCAGCCCCACGGCGGACGGGGCGAGCAGGACCTTGTTCCTGGCCTCGAAGAGCACCAGCCAGCCGAAGGCCCGCTTGAGCAGCTCCCAAGGGGCCCGGGCGATGCGGTGCATGATGTCCTCTCGATCGTCAGGGGGCACGGTGTTCAGGAGGTGGGGCCGGGGACGACGGGCCGGCCGTCGGCCGTGCGGTTGCCGTGCCACACGTTCCCGGCACCGCCCGCGTTCCAGGCGGCGACCAGCCCGTAGGCACCCCCGTTGGGGTGGTACTGGGCGGAGAACACGTTGTCCGTGACCTGGATGCCGGTGGCGCCGGGCCCGCCGCCGTAGAGGGCGTACGCCCCGCCGGCCAGCCAGTTTCCGTCCACGGCCACGGAGGAGACGCTGCCCGTGTCCGCGAAG
The Streptomyces sp. NBC_01296 DNA segment above includes these coding regions:
- a CDS encoding DUF4082 domain-containing protein; translation: MNRRTRLIRYGLFTVVAALMTALLPPAVAGAVDPCGPGTNAIVCENSKPGTPMSDWFAPSAYGDIKGFSAQMSVQAGETVQFKVQSSTPYHVSVYRLGYYGGNGARLMSTAAQAAQTYPANFLPGGNPRSCTTKPATGLVDCGNWPATATWSVPSDAVSGLYVANLDQADGNGVMPYPFVVRNDSSHSDIVVQTSDETWQAYNDYGGQDLYGGGGPAPDGRAYEVSYNRPMDIGGENGLYGSEYQMLSWLERNGYDLSYVSGIDMSTRGAAPLQNHKVFMSSGHDEYWTQDQFTNALTARRAGVNQTYFSGNEVFWKTRLAPSNDGTNTANRTLVCYKETKLSFPQPNGVPDPSGIWTGTFMDPASSANGRPYQPQNQLTGSLFSVNGYRSDAITVPGSFARMRLWRNTTVASLTPSQTATFPVGTLGYEWDSDVEDAARPPGQIQLSSTTVDINDGKLRLDYGNTYGNGTATHSLVAFRDQTSHALVFGAGTVQWSWGLTNMPTGNPDDAVVTEDKRMQQATVNVFADMGVQPKSLQSNLVASTASTDTTGPAITVASPAPNATVPALRPVTITGTAADTGGGVVARVEVSTDGGTTWKATTGVSSWSYKWTPTAPGAVQVKVRAVDDSVNIGATTTVPLTVGPQQCPCTVWPAAAVPGTVNAGDGSAVELGVKIRSSAPGSITGVRFYKSPANTGTHTGSLWSSSGQRLATGTFTNETASGWQQLNFSSPVPVKANTTYIASYFAPNGGYSFDNTFASADAGLAPLTALKSGTDGGNGVYRYSATGGFPSTASSGSNYWVDAVLDTSSASTTPPSVTSTTPQSAATGTAITAQLGATFNEGIDADTLAFTLKDAGGAAVPGNKVLSASNSATFTPSTELGLNTTYTASVQAADLWGNTMAAPVTWTFTTSTSPPTVNCPCTLWGSATVPSTPSVTDDTNSVELGTRFQSAVGGYVTGITFYKGPGNTGTHTGSLWSADGTLLATGTFGSETLSGWQQLHFATPVAITAGTSYVASYHAPNGKYSVDGGYFTAAHRSYPLVAPADGSGGANGLYKYGASAAFPTNTFGSVNYWVGPVFTTTAPAGLATDGSTEVSGQ
- a CDS encoding glycosyltransferase family 2 protein — encoded protein: MSTVSVVIPCYKYGHFLADCVKSVLDEQPGVDVRVLIIDDASPDDSAEVARALAAADPRIEVRVHERNQGHIATYNEGLLEWADGDYVALLSADDRLVPGALVRAAALLDAHPEAGFAYGRPLRFRHGGPLPAARTRSTGSVVYPGRWWLERRFREGTGCITSPEVVVRTSLQRKVGGYDPDLPHAGDIEMWMRLAAHADVGYVRGADQAFYRVHGNNMSTTDFGGQLDDLRQRLVAFDSVLEKCAGLLPESGRLAALARTRLARYALRRAYRAYDRGRTGVVPVEELEAFAAECLPEYTSLAEHRALRRRRRIGARVMPYLQPLVLSAVADRGREWLWWQSWKRRGI
- a CDS encoding O-antigen ligase family protein, producing MSIGEIAAVLRRRWYVMVPLTLIGLLAGLHLYRSVPVAYQSQSSVALLDSTAVAELAPAFGNPISNAGGSLVVTADVLIRTLSGADAARDLHGLGVTDPYTVGFAANTSGPMLALTVTGTDRAKVLQETSTLTTFAGEQLNALQAAAKVQPAYFVQTAPVVLPQTPKPQLKSRYQQVLGVVIASVTAGFTLSFVTETLMVARRRRREAAAAAGAPRARVRRRLRGRQPDAAALLSGYLGLAFFIPSNLTLPGMGGVGTPANVYALLGLFWYLATWLTGRIRPAAGTRLPRVVMWLLAVSVLASYLANAARGSSHKEVLGADRGLIGLLVWVSIVVLVSAGIQDRARLDVLLRRAVVMGSVVAAIGYYDFFTATNIAEHISIPGLHSSVAQITTLDRGAFTRPRSTTAQPLEFGGMLALLLPFAVQQAFDPVRSHLSRWRRWGPVALMGGALPLTVSRTSIIGALIVVLVMVPRWKPQRRWTAIGLLMGSVACFKVLVPGLIGTITTLFGSFLSNSDSSTQARTVKYSAIVPYLEERPLFGRGLGTFTPDLYFFTDNQYMLTLAEMGLLGLLALLALFFTGIHQGGAIRRLAADESDRELGQAFFASALVALVSSATFDALSFPMFAGMFFLTIAAGGSHLGFIRRSAPKPRTVESPCPPAATRPDLVQPVP
- a CDS encoding glycosyltransferase family 2 protein → MPSRRHPAGSRAAGPVAVLVVTWNSARVLPEFLASLPEGMAGLDWRLVVADNDSADGTVDLVRSLAPDATVVQTGRNAGYAAGVNAALEAAAGWEGGFRAALVCNPDIRMRQGCARLLVDALDAPLSGGRRVGISVPLLYEEDGTLQHSLRRESRVTRALGEAVIGNRRAGRFPRWSELVTDPSAYGRATVADWATGALMALSRPCLDACGAWDESFFLYSEETEYCLRARDRGFATRLEPAASAVHLGGDSQVSPRLWTLLTLNRVRLYGRRHGAAATAAFRGAVLLRETSRAALGRPANRAAARALASPSALRATPGP
- a CDS encoding glycosyltransferase family 2 protein — translated: MHRIARAPWELLKRAFGWLVLFEARNKVLLAPSAVGLRRFEDAETTRLAAVLGSPPAARVATVIATHRRPEALRAAVRSALGQTVADQVVIVVDDGAGLPELPSDPRLFAVSLARNTATAGVVRNVGIRLTRSRYVAFLDDDNLWEPDHLEQALAVLEPPGGPDAVYTALRRVLPDGSERDVLSVPFDRRRSAREAFLDTNAFVARRTRSLYFSRLRRTPEVLPREDWELVRRYARRHEVRHVPRPTVRYLVNPESFYTVWDGQTPTG